A genomic region of Halopelagius longus contains the following coding sequences:
- a CDS encoding pyridoxal-phosphate-dependent aminotransferase family protein produces the protein MTEKREYGDDYPDKTLYIPGPTEVREDVVEAMCEPMFGHRMDRMTDLYTTIVEDTKEFLGTDNDAIILTGSGTEFMESSILNLVDENVLVTTCGSFSERQANVAERLGKNVDTLEYEWGRAVKPEDVREALEASDSDYDAVTCVMNESSTGVRNPIEEIGDVVAEYPDTYFVVDAVSSLGGDYVDIDEHGIDVIFTSVQKAFAMPPGLAVCIVSDEAYERELEKDSASWYGGFQRSLDYYDRKGQTHSTPAIPVMLAYRKQMKHMLDEGHDARDERHREMAEYTREWAREHFEMFPEEGYESQTVSCIENTRGIDVAATIEDVSEEYDMVFSNGYGSALGEKTFRIGHMGEHDVESIEKLTDAIEDVADL, from the coding sequence GTGACCGAGAAACGCGAATACGGAGACGACTACCCCGACAAGACGCTGTACATCCCCGGTCCGACGGAGGTGCGCGAGGACGTCGTCGAGGCGATGTGCGAACCGATGTTCGGCCACCGCATGGACCGGATGACGGACCTCTACACGACTATCGTCGAGGATACGAAGGAGTTCCTCGGCACCGACAACGACGCGATAATCCTCACGGGGTCGGGCACCGAATTCATGGAGAGTTCCATCCTCAACCTCGTCGACGAGAACGTCCTCGTGACGACCTGCGGGAGTTTCAGCGAGCGTCAGGCCAACGTCGCGGAACGGTTGGGGAAGAACGTCGATACGCTGGAGTACGAGTGGGGGCGAGCGGTCAAGCCCGAGGACGTGCGCGAGGCCCTCGAAGCGAGCGACAGCGACTACGACGCCGTCACCTGCGTGATGAACGAATCCTCGACGGGCGTCCGCAACCCGATAGAGGAGATCGGCGACGTGGTCGCGGAGTACCCGGACACGTACTTCGTCGTGGACGCGGTGTCGTCCCTGGGCGGCGACTACGTCGATATCGACGAACACGGCATCGACGTCATCTTCACGTCGGTCCAGAAGGCCTTCGCCATGCCGCCGGGCCTCGCGGTCTGCATCGTGAGCGACGAGGCGTACGAACGCGAACTGGAGAAGGATTCGGCGTCGTGGTACGGCGGCTTCCAGCGTTCGCTCGACTACTACGACCGGAAAGGACAGACCCACTCCACGCCGGCGATTCCCGTCATGCTGGCCTACCGCAAGCAGATGAAGCACATGCTCGACGAGGGCCACGACGCGCGCGACGAGCGTCACCGGGAGATGGCCGAGTACACCCGCGAGTGGGCCCGCGAGCACTTCGAGATGTTCCCCGAGGAGGGGTACGAGTCCCAGACGGTGAGTTGCATCGAGAACACGCGGGGTATCGACGTCGCCGCGACCATCGAGGACGTCTCCGAGGAGTACGACATGGTGTTCTCGAACGGGTACGGGTCGGCGCTCGGCGAGAAGACGTTCCGCATCGGTCACATGGGCGAACACGACGTCGAGTCCATCGAGAAACTGACCGACGCCATCGAGGACGTCGCGGACCTATAA